A region of Betta splendens chromosome 13, fBetSpl5.4, whole genome shotgun sequence DNA encodes the following proteins:
- the tyr gene encoding tyrosinase, with the protein MRRLCVSVVLLHLLGTSWCQFPRLCANSESLRTKECCPVWEGDGSACGALSGRGFCAEVVVLDEPHGPQYPHSGIDDRERWPLAFYNRTCRCAGNYGGFNCGECKFGYWGSNCAEYRESVRRNLMTMSSAEQQKFISYLNLAKNTINRDYVISTATRAEMGENGENPMFSDINTYDLFVWIHYYVSRDTFLGGPGNVWRDIDFAHESAAFLPWHRVFLLHWENEIRKLTGDFNFTIPYWDWRNAQSCEVCTDALMGGRSSLNPNLISPASIFSSWKVICSQPEEYNNREALCNATGEGPLLRNPGNHDPNRVPRIPTTADVDFTVNLPDYETGAMDRFANMSFRNVLEGFASPVTGLAVPGQSTMHNSLHVFMNGTMSSVQGSANDPVFLVHHAFIDSIFERWLRTHQPSRTSYPRANAPIGHNDGYYMVPFLPLYRNGDYFLSDKVLGYEYSYLLDPGQRFVQEFLTPYLEQAQQIWQWLLGAGLLGGLIVAVIAVLLVTARRKWRRNQRRKRASSYGERQPLLQSSSEEGSASFQTTM; encoded by the exons ATGCGgcgcctgtgtgtttctgtagtCCTGCTGCATCTTCTCGGGACCTCCTGGTGTCAGTTCCCGCGTCTCTGTGCTAACTCGGAGTCTCTTCGGACCAAAGAGTGCTGTCCTGTGTGGGAGGGCGACGGCTCCGCCTGTGGCGCCCTGTCAGGCCGGGGCTTCTGCGCCGAGGTGGTGGTCCTGGACGAGCCCCACGGACCCCAGTACCCGCACTCGGGGATTGACGACAGGGAGCGCTGGCCTTTAGCTTTCTATAACCGCACGTGCCGCTGTGCAGGGAACTATGGAGGTTTTAACTGTGGGGAATGTAAGTTCGGTTACTGGGGGTCAAACTGCGCCGAGTACAGGGAATCCGTGCGCCGGAACCTTATGACCATGTCAAGCGCCGAGCAGCAGAAGTTCATCTCTTATCTGAACTTGGCTAAAAACACCATCAACCGGGACTATGTGATTTCCACGGCGACAAGAGCAGAGATGGGAGAGAACGGCGAGAACCCCATGTTCTCGGACATCAACACGTACGACCTGTTCGTCTGGATACACTACTACGTGTCCCGGGACACCTTCCTGGGAGGACCAGGGAATGTGTGGAGGGACATCGACTTTGCCCATGAATCGGCAGCATTCTTGCCCTGGCACAGAGTCTTCCTGCTGCACTGGGAGAACGAGATACGGAAGCTGACGGGAGATTTTAACTTCACCATTCCATACTGGGATTGGAGGAATGCCCAGTCCTGCGAGGTGTGCACCGACGCGCTGATGGGTGGACGAAGCTCCCTTAATCCTAACCTCATCAGCCCGGCTTCAATCTTCTCCTCATGGAAG gtgatcTGCAGCCAGCCAGAGGAGTACAACAACCGAGAGGCCCTGTGCAACGCTACCGGCGAGGGTCCACTGTTGCGTAACCCGGGCAACCATGATCCGAACCGCGTGCCACGAATCCCCACCACAGCTGATGTGGATTTCACTGTGAACCTCCCCGACTACGAGACGGGAGCAATGGACCGATTCGCCAACATGAGCTTCAGGAACGTCCTGGAGG GTTTCGCCAGCCCGGTCACAGGGTTGGCAGTGCCGGGCCAGAGCACCATGCACAACTCCTTGCACGTCTTCATGAACGGCACCATGTCCTCAGTACAGGGTTCGGCCAATGATCCCGTGTTCCTGGTGCACCACGCCTTCATTGACAG CATCTTCGAGCGCTGGCTCAGAACACACCAGCCCTCCAGAACCAGCTACCCACGAGCCAACGCCCCCATTGGCCACAATGATGGCTACTACATGGTGCCTTTCCTGCCGCTCTACAGGAACGGAGATTACTTCCTGTCCGACAAGGTTCTGGGCTATGAGTATTCGTACCTGTTGGACCCTG GCCAGCGCTTCGTCCAGGAGTTTCTGACGCCCTACCTGGAGCAGGCCCAGCAGATCTGGCAGTGGCTCCTAGGGGCCGGACTCCTGGGGGGGTTGATTGTTGCAGTCATTGCCGTCCTGCTCGTCACTGCCAGGCGGAAGTGGAGGCGtaaccagaggaggaagagggcgtCGAGCTACGGGGAGAGACAGCCACTGCTGCAGAGCAGCTCGGAGGAAGGCTCAGCTTCATTTCAGACCACTAtgtaa